A region of Faecalibacterium taiwanense DNA encodes the following proteins:
- the acrA gene encoding acryloyl-CoA reductase electron transfer subunit beta yields MADFNEYKGVWVFCEQRQGALMPTDFELVSEARKLADELGCEVTGLLLGDNVEGIAKELGGYGADKVMVCDSPLLKDYTTDAYAKVVCDMVNEYKPEVLLIGATNIGRDLGPRCAARLHTGLTADATHLDIDTAKYIDFLKESSTIDLSKQKFDMEDRNLKMTRPAFGGHLMATIICPRFRPQMSTVRPGVMKKAPFDQAKADACQIVKPAFALAAEDIKTEVLSVEKAAEKLVDLIGADVIVSVGRGISKDVQKGIELAEQLAAALGGGVVGASRAVTDAGWMTADHQVGQTGKTVHPKIYVALGISGAIQHTAGMQDSECIIAVNKNEGAPIFGVADYGIVGDLFKVVPELIKQIEAAKAAQ; encoded by the coding sequence ATGGCTGATTTTAACGAATACAAAGGCGTATGGGTCTTCTGCGAGCAGCGCCAGGGCGCATTGATGCCCACTGATTTCGAGCTGGTGAGCGAGGCCCGCAAGCTGGCTGATGAGCTGGGCTGCGAGGTCACCGGTCTGCTGCTGGGCGACAACGTGGAAGGCATTGCCAAGGAGCTGGGCGGCTATGGTGCCGATAAGGTCATGGTCTGCGACAGCCCCCTGCTGAAGGATTACACCACCGATGCATACGCTAAGGTCGTGTGCGACATGGTCAACGAGTACAAGCCCGAAGTCCTGCTGATCGGTGCAACCAACATCGGCCGCGATCTGGGCCCCCGCTGCGCAGCTCGTCTGCACACCGGCCTGACCGCTGATGCTACCCATCTGGACATCGACACTGCAAAGTACATCGATTTCCTGAAGGAGAGCTCCACCATCGACCTGTCCAAGCAGAAGTTCGATATGGAAGACCGCAACCTGAAGATGACCCGTCCCGCATTCGGCGGCCATCTGATGGCTACCATCATCTGCCCCCGCTTCCGTCCGCAGATGTCCACCGTCCGCCCCGGCGTTATGAAGAAGGCTCCCTTCGATCAGGCCAAGGCTGATGCCTGCCAGATCGTGAAGCCCGCATTCGCTCTGGCTGCTGAGGACATCAAGACCGAGGTCCTGAGCGTTGAGAAGGCCGCTGAGAAGCTGGTCGATCTGATCGGCGCAGACGTGATCGTCTCTGTCGGCCGCGGCATCAGCAAGGATGTCCAGAAGGGCATTGAGCTGGCTGAGCAGCTGGCAGCTGCTCTGGGCGGCGGCGTTGTGGGTGCTTCCCGTGCCGTCACCGATGCAGGCTGGATGACCGCTGACCATCAGGTTGGTCAGACCGGCAAGACCGTGCACCCTAAGATCTATGTTGCTCTGGGCATCTCCGGCGCTATCCAGCACACCGCTGGTATGCAGGACTCCGAGTGCATCATCGCTGTCAACAAGAATGAGGGCGCACCCATCTTCGGTGTTGCCGACTACGGCATCGTGGGCGACCTGTTCAAGGTCGTGCCCGAACTGATCAAGCAGATCGAGGCAGCAAAGGCTGCTCAGTGA
- a CDS encoding CAP domain-containing protein, with the protein MKLEMRTLKNIAAAAMTLAVVFGAASLKPVTANAAEASGSASIEEENSYISFQDEAYQNEFLRRVNNERVKAGLKPVQLGDSNHNSAAQERAKELASSYSYVRPNGQRDFTIFAENGIDDASVGENYMAGVSTPDAAVDQWMNIDFTRERILNADATTMSVGHYEGGVYNNYWVLIFSCPENSYTSNYRQEVLNLVNAERAKYGLQPLVMGDAKLTAAAQQRAEEIATVNSHVRPNGTKWYTVLSEYGVTDAAAGENAAWGSVSPEEVVNAWMNSEGHRANILDPEARAMGVGYYYNSSSTWGHQWIQLFTK; encoded by the coding sequence ATGAAACTCGAGATGCGCACCCTGAAAAATATCGCAGCAGCAGCTATGACTCTGGCTGTGGTTTTTGGTGCTGCATCTCTCAAACCCGTTACTGCAAACGCAGCTGAGGCTTCGGGTTCTGCCTCCATCGAAGAAGAAAATTCCTACATCAGCTTTCAGGACGAAGCTTATCAGAACGAGTTCCTGCGCCGCGTAAACAACGAGCGCGTAAAGGCTGGCCTGAAGCCCGTTCAGCTGGGCGACAGCAACCACAATAGTGCCGCTCAGGAGCGCGCTAAGGAACTGGCCTCTTCTTATTCCTACGTTCGTCCCAATGGCCAGCGCGATTTTACCATCTTCGCCGAGAATGGTATCGACGATGCGTCCGTTGGCGAAAACTACATGGCGGGCGTTTCTACCCCCGATGCAGCGGTGGATCAGTGGATGAACATTGATTTTACCCGTGAGCGCATCCTGAACGCAGACGCGACCACCATGAGCGTGGGCCACTACGAAGGCGGCGTTTACAACAACTACTGGGTGCTGATCTTCTCTTGCCCCGAAAACTCTTACACCAGCAACTACCGTCAGGAAGTTCTGAATCTGGTCAATGCCGAGCGTGCAAAGTACGGCCTGCAGCCCCTGGTCATGGGCGATGCAAAGCTCACCGCAGCTGCTCAGCAGCGCGCCGAAGAAATCGCAACCGTCAATTCTCACGTTCGTCCCAATGGTACCAAGTGGTACACTGTTCTCAGCGAGTACGGCGTGACGGATGCCGCTGCTGGCGAGAATGCCGCATGGGGCAGCGTTTCTCCTGAAGAAGTCGTGAATGCCTGGATGAACTCCGAAGGCCATCGCGCAAATATTCTGGACCCGGAAGCCCGTGCAATGGGTGTTGGTTACTACTACAACAGCTCCAGCACTTGGGGCCATCAGTGGATCCAGCTCTTTACCAAGTAA
- a CDS encoding YigZ family protein: MEDYRTIHGTATGEYEEKKSRFIAALSFADSEEAAVAFLEQVRAANRTARHNVYAYRLREGNRERYSDDGEPAKTAGTPALEVLQHSGLTDLIVVVTRYFGGVLLGTGGLVRAYTTATARALENAEVVTVRSVVELRVTVDYSLYERASLLIDAAGAKQAAPQFTDRVALCWQMPEHTEGPLLEQLRELTRGSAQVTVSDPFYAPF, encoded by the coding sequence GTGGAGGATTACCGCACCATCCATGGCACGGCCACAGGAGAATACGAAGAAAAGAAGAGCCGCTTCATTGCGGCGCTGTCATTTGCGGACAGCGAGGAAGCTGCCGTTGCATTTCTGGAACAGGTGCGTGCGGCCAACCGCACCGCCCGCCACAATGTGTATGCCTACCGCCTGAGGGAAGGCAACCGGGAACGCTATTCAGATGATGGTGAACCGGCCAAGACGGCGGGCACACCAGCGCTGGAGGTGCTGCAGCACAGCGGCCTGACGGATCTGATCGTGGTGGTGACCCGTTACTTTGGCGGCGTGCTGCTGGGCACCGGCGGCTTGGTGCGTGCATACACCACGGCTACGGCCCGTGCACTGGAAAATGCCGAGGTGGTCACGGTGCGCAGCGTGGTGGAGCTGCGCGTGACGGTGGATTACTCCCTTTATGAGCGTGCATCGCTGCTGATCGATGCGGCGGGAGCAAAACAGGCCGCGCCGCAGTTCACGGATCGCGTGGCCCTGTGCTGGCAGATGCCGGAACACACCGAAGGCCCGCTGCTGGAACAGCTGCGGGAGCTGACGCGCGGCAGCGCGCAGGTGACGGTATCCGACCCGTTCTACGCACCGTTCTGA